In Candidatus Acidiferrales bacterium, the following proteins share a genomic window:
- a CDS encoding ABC transporter permease codes for MPLPVAENVRMALDTLRSHKLRSFLTLLGVIVGTATVITVSSIIEGLRRDVADYLEDYGTNTLFIYKFSPGIHIGRLSNEERMRKPLTLEDMEAIAESCPSVKRAVAEAFYRFGMQPPHVDNVRYKGHEVFQVEHTGTLPVYQDVLNARIAQGRFFTDAENLHRASVAVIGHDIGEAFFLNQDALGKTILVNGVPYQVVGVLEKRKGQFFRDESADKQVLVPYLTYRKNNPGADDHFIGAEAYPGKMGDAEDEIRTLLRRRRNVPYNKPDNFGISSAEQIVEQFKDITGAIALAMVVISSIGLLVGGVGVMNIMLVSVTERTREIGVRKAIGARKRDVTWQFLTEAMTLTGIGGVIGILVGISLSLLINALAPKLPSVVPAWAVAAGVMLAVSVGLFFGVYPAVKAAGLDPVEALRYE; via the coding sequence ATGCCCTTGCCCGTTGCTGAAAATGTGCGCATGGCGCTCGACACGTTGCGCAGCCACAAGTTGCGCTCCTTCCTTACCCTGCTCGGCGTCATCGTCGGCACTGCCACCGTCATCACGGTCAGCTCCATCATCGAGGGCCTGCGCAGGGACGTCGCCGACTACCTCGAAGACTACGGCACCAACACGCTGTTCATCTACAAATTCAGTCCCGGAATTCACATTGGTCGGTTGAGCAACGAGGAGCGGATGCGCAAGCCGCTTACGCTCGAGGACATGGAGGCGATTGCCGAATCCTGCCCTTCGGTGAAGCGGGCGGTGGCCGAAGCCTTCTATCGTTTCGGCATGCAGCCGCCACACGTGGACAATGTGCGCTACAAGGGTCACGAGGTTTTCCAGGTCGAGCATACCGGCACGCTGCCCGTCTATCAGGACGTCCTCAACGCGCGCATCGCCCAAGGCCGCTTCTTCACCGATGCGGAAAACTTGCACCGCGCGAGCGTGGCAGTGATCGGCCACGACATCGGCGAGGCCTTTTTCTTGAACCAAGACGCGCTGGGGAAAACCATTCTGGTCAATGGCGTGCCCTATCAGGTGGTCGGCGTGCTCGAGAAGCGCAAGGGACAGTTCTTCCGCGACGAGTCAGCCGATAAGCAGGTGTTGGTGCCCTACCTCACCTATCGCAAGAACAACCCCGGTGCCGACGACCATTTCATCGGCGCGGAGGCCTATCCGGGTAAGATGGGCGACGCCGAAGATGAAATCCGGACGCTCCTGCGCCGGCGCCGCAACGTGCCCTACAACAAGCCGGACAACTTTGGCATCTCCAGCGCCGAACAGATCGTCGAGCAATTCAAGGATATTACCGGAGCCATCGCCCTGGCCATGGTGGTCATCAGTTCCATCGGCCTGCTCGTGGGCGGAGTGGGGGTGATGAACATCATGCTCGTCTCGGTGACCGAACGCACCCGCGAAATTGGCGTGCGCAAGGCCATCGGCGCCCGCAAGCGTGACGTAACCTGGCAGTTCCTCACCGAGGCGATGACGCTGACCGGGATAGGCGGGGTCATCGGCATCCTCGTCGGCATCAGCCTCAGCCTCCTCATCAACGCCCTCGCGCCCAAGTTGCCGTCGGTGGTGCCGGCCTGGGCGGTTGCGGCGGGCGTGATGCTCGCGGTAAGCGTGGGGCTTTTCTTCGGCGTGTATCCGGCGGTGAAAGCCGCCGGCCTCGACCCGGTTGAAGCCTTGCGCTACGAATAG
- the ruvC gene encoding crossover junction endodeoxyribonuclease RuvC, with the protein MRVLGVDCGTASTGYGIVELAGGRCRMLAYGAIRTSPSWELPQRLQKIHRELKTLAERFAPEAMAIEAVFSAVNVRSALKLAQVRGVALLAAAETGLPVSEYSALEVKRGVVGYGRAEKCQVQRMVRQLLQLEVIPEPDDAADALAVALCHLHTASTHKKIAASVAAEGSPRSNRGSR; encoded by the coding sequence ATGCGGGTTCTGGGCGTCGATTGCGGCACGGCGAGCACCGGCTACGGCATTGTCGAGCTGGCGGGCGGCCGCTGCCGGATGCTGGCCTACGGTGCCATCCGCACCAGTCCTTCCTGGGAGTTGCCACAGCGGCTTCAAAAGATTCACCGCGAATTGAAAACCCTGGCGGAGAGGTTTGCGCCCGAGGCTATGGCCATTGAAGCGGTTTTCAGCGCCGTCAATGTGCGCAGCGCGCTGAAGCTGGCTCAGGTGCGGGGGGTGGCGTTGCTGGCCGCCGCCGAGACCGGCTTGCCTGTCAGCGAGTATTCAGCGCTTGAGGTGAAGAGAGGGGTCGTCGGCTACGGCCGGGCGGAGAAATGCCAGGTGCAGCGGATGGTGAGGCAACTTTTGCAGCTCGAAGTGATTCCTGAGCCGGATGACGCCGCCGACGCCCTCGCGGTGGCCCTCTGTCATTTGCATACGGCCTCGACCCACAAAAAAATTGCCGCCTCCGTCGCGGCGGAGGGCTCGCCCCGATCCAATCGGGGCTCGCGGTAG
- a CDS encoding methylmalonyl-CoA mutase family protein, with translation MNKPSKVEKKPSEQEQKFETTSHIEVARCYAPANRGDFDPGEKLGEPGVFPFTRGVYPTMYRGRLWTMRQYAGYGSAQESNRRFRYLLEQGQTGLSVAFDLPTQIGLDSDHPLAAGEVGKVGVAIASLEDMETLFEGIPLGRVSTSMTINATAAILLCLYVAIAKKQGADLLKLSGTVQNDILKEYIARGTYIFPPKPAMRIVTDLFRWCKDTLPEWNTISISGYHIREAGSTAVQEVAFTLANAKAYVRAALEAGLEIDDFAPRLSFFFSAHNNVLEEVAKFRAARRLWAHIMKEEFGARDPRSMMLRFHAQTAGATLTAQQPHVNVVRVTLQALAAVLGGCQSLHGNALDEALALPTEESALLALRTQQVIGHESGVTSTVDPAGGSYCIEALTDEIERRAAEYLNRMEAMGGTLRAIETGYIQTEVQQAAYEYQRAIEDTRQTVVGVNRFTTEGDKPIPILRIDPEIERAQVERLRRLRASRDAAAVEAALAEVECRALTEENLLPAVLAAVEAYATVGEIADTLRRVFGEYRETIVV, from the coding sequence GTGAACAAACCAAGCAAGGTTGAAAAGAAACCGTCCGAGCAAGAGCAAAAGTTCGAGACCACCTCGCACATTGAAGTCGCCCGGTGCTATGCGCCTGCCAATCGAGGTGATTTCGATCCGGGTGAGAAGCTCGGCGAGCCCGGAGTCTTTCCCTTCACTCGCGGGGTCTATCCCACGATGTATCGCGGCCGGCTCTGGACCATGCGACAATATGCCGGCTACGGCAGCGCTCAAGAATCCAATCGTCGCTTCCGCTATCTCCTGGAACAGGGCCAGACCGGGCTCTCGGTGGCGTTTGATCTTCCCACCCAGATTGGCCTGGACAGCGACCATCCCCTGGCCGCCGGCGAGGTTGGCAAGGTAGGCGTGGCGATCGCCTCGCTCGAAGACATGGAGACGCTGTTCGAAGGCATTCCGCTTGGGCGCGTCTCCACCTCCATGACCATCAATGCCACCGCGGCGATCCTGCTGTGCCTGTACGTTGCCATCGCCAAAAAGCAAGGCGCCGATCTGCTCAAGCTCTCCGGCACCGTGCAGAATGACATCCTGAAAGAATACATTGCCCGCGGGACTTACATTTTCCCGCCCAAACCGGCGATGCGGATCGTCACCGATCTCTTCCGCTGGTGTAAAGACACGCTGCCCGAATGGAACACGATTTCCATCTCCGGCTACCACATCCGCGAGGCCGGTTCCACCGCTGTCCAGGAGGTTGCCTTCACGCTGGCAAACGCGAAGGCTTACGTTCGGGCGGCGCTGGAGGCGGGACTCGAGATCGATGATTTTGCGCCGCGACTTTCCTTCTTCTTCAGCGCGCACAATAACGTTCTGGAAGAGGTAGCCAAATTCCGAGCGGCGCGCCGGCTCTGGGCGCACATCATGAAGGAAGAGTTTGGCGCGCGCGACCCTCGCTCAATGATGCTGCGTTTCCACGCGCAGACGGCCGGCGCCACCCTGACCGCGCAGCAGCCGCATGTCAACGTCGTCCGCGTGACCCTCCAGGCGCTGGCCGCCGTCCTCGGCGGTTGCCAATCTCTCCACGGCAATGCTCTGGACGAAGCACTCGCCCTCCCGACCGAGGAATCGGCTCTGCTCGCTCTTCGCACGCAACAGGTGATCGGGCACGAGAGCGGGGTTACCAGCACCGTTGACCCGGCCGGCGGCTCTTACTGCATCGAAGCCCTGACGGATGAGATCGAGCGCCGCGCTGCCGAATACCTCAACCGGATGGAAGCGATGGGAGGCACGCTGCGAGCGATCGAGACGGGCTACATTCAAACCGAAGTGCAGCAGGCAGCCTACGAGTACCAACGGGCCATTGAAGACACGAGACAGACGGTCGTTGGCGTGAATCGCTTCACCACCGAAGGAGATAAGCCCATCCCAATTCTGCGCATCGATCCGGAGATCGAGCGGGCCCAGGTCGAGCGCTTGCGCCGCCTGCGTGCATCACGCGATGCCGCCGCTGTCGAGGCCGCTCTTGCCGAGGTCGAGTGCCGGGCGCTCACCGAGGAAAATCTCTTGCCCGCCGTTCTCGCCGCGGTCGAGGCTTACGCCACCGTCGGTGAAATCGCGGATACTCTTCGACGCGTGTTTGGCGAGTATCGCGAGACGATCGTGGTGTAG
- a CDS encoding FecR family protein has product MARNSFVGSMLFVLLALSICPYASAQPAEEEGYSHVRIIRLSLVEGQVFLTRAGESDGRKAVLNDPVGHSATLATAEGIAEVELESDAIVRLAQNSRLAMTELGLRGNGGRVTHLALEKGTATFYVKLGKADGFQVTTPQVQLSVSKRAQFRLDVYRNESAVIVRQGKVALDARGSAVILAKGKSAVIRAEETGAIEMAQAPAPDEWDRWSGRRQETIEIAESRSYLPARLTYGASSLDAWGLWFSYPGYGYVWQPYAAAGWSPFFNGFWDSVPGLGYTWVSYEPWGWLPYHYGRWLLTPYGWAWVPGYFGWFSPGPVNWINCGNYVGWAPRQPARQPPTAAAPAGGLPPGTVINTPEGVATGGPNKRIADVEGIDVMRATFMDRLAQTPEMRRLAIESAARQTAARTAGQHPSASPEASGRFVFDPRERRFIANPEARESDLTRARESARERAPGSVMAPGLLKAVEERRSGVKMPPSQEAMPRMRGQGDFDRGEMRGRGGSSPDSGRPSASPRPSGEPQASPRPSPPPASRPASPGGTPRPSSPPRPHE; this is encoded by the coding sequence ATGGCCCGGAACTCCTTCGTGGGGAGCATGCTTTTCGTCCTTCTTGCGCTTTCCATTTGTCCCTACGCCTCGGCGCAGCCGGCTGAGGAGGAAGGCTACAGCCATGTCCGCATCATCCGGCTGAGCCTGGTGGAGGGCCAGGTCTTCCTGACCCGCGCGGGCGAAAGCGATGGCCGGAAGGCCGTCCTGAACGATCCGGTGGGACACAGCGCCACGCTGGCCACGGCGGAGGGCATCGCTGAGGTTGAACTCGAAAGCGATGCCATCGTTCGCCTGGCGCAAAATTCTCGCCTGGCCATGACGGAACTCGGGTTGCGCGGGAACGGCGGGCGGGTGACTCATCTTGCTCTTGAAAAAGGCACGGCGACTTTTTACGTCAAGTTGGGCAAGGCCGACGGCTTCCAGGTGACCACGCCCCAGGTTCAACTCTCCGTTTCCAAACGAGCCCAATTTCGTCTGGATGTTTACAGAAACGAGTCGGCAGTGATCGTGCGGCAGGGAAAAGTAGCACTGGATGCCCGCGGGAGTGCGGTCATCCTGGCCAAGGGCAAGTCGGCGGTGATTCGCGCGGAAGAGACCGGGGCCATTGAAATGGCGCAAGCCCCCGCACCGGACGAATGGGATCGCTGGAGCGGCCGGCGCCAGGAGACGATCGAGATCGCGGAGAGTCGCAGCTACCTTCCCGCTCGCCTGACCTACGGGGCAAGCTCGCTCGATGCCTGGGGCCTGTGGTTCTCCTATCCGGGATACGGTTATGTTTGGCAGCCGTATGCGGCAGCCGGTTGGTCGCCCTTTTTCAACGGCTTCTGGGACTCGGTGCCTGGCTTGGGTTACACCTGGGTTTCTTACGAGCCTTGGGGCTGGCTGCCCTATCACTATGGCCGCTGGCTGCTGACACCCTATGGCTGGGCCTGGGTGCCGGGGTATTTTGGTTGGTTTTCACCGGGGCCGGTTAATTGGATCAATTGTGGAAACTATGTTGGTTGGGCGCCTAGGCAACCGGCAAGGCAGCCCCCAACTGCCGCAGCCCCGGCGGGAGGCTTGCCGCCGGGCACCGTCATCAATACTCCCGAGGGGGTAGCGACCGGCGGGCCGAACAAGCGCATCGCCGATGTTGAGGGAATAGATGTGATGCGCGCGACCTTCATGGACCGGCTGGCGCAAACTCCGGAGATGCGCCGACTGGCGATCGAGTCAGCGGCCAGGCAAACGGCTGCGCGGACGGCCGGTCAGCACCCTTCAGCAAGTCCCGAAGCCTCGGGACGATTTGTCTTTGACCCGCGGGAGCGGCGGTTCATCGCCAATCCAGAGGCGCGCGAATCCGATCTCACTCGAGCCCGCGAGTCTGCCCGGGAGCGAGCCCCCGGCTCAGTCATGGCGCCCGGCCTGCTCAAAGCAGTCGAGGAGCGCAGGAGCGGCGTGAAGATGCCGCCCTCGCAAGAGGCAATGCCTCGAATGCGGGGCCAGGGAGACTTTGATCGAGGCGAGATGCGCGGCCGCGGTGGGAGCTCGCCCGATTCAGGCAGGCCATCGGCGTCACCGCGACCTTCGGGTGAACCGCAGGCTTCGCCCCGGCCTTCCCCTCCGCCGGCTTCGCGGCCGGCTTCTCCGGGTGGAACACCCCGGCCTTCGTCGCCACCGCGACCACACGAGTAA
- a CDS encoding helix-turn-helix transcriptional regulator translates to MAETTLERETLRCKACGLVQFRTRNNLCRRCLVHLPEPVLPEMISPPVPPPLPEATQEMLRRYLNRDTVANIGRMIRRLRERRGLTQSNLQARSGVSRSYLSRIESGQMTPSLATLEKVTAALQVTMAQLFTPVNGSMLDDYFIAELRPYLRRLDGMQWSTVLRKMQELAALGPN, encoded by the coding sequence ATGGCCGAAACGACGCTTGAGCGTGAAACGCTTCGCTGCAAAGCCTGTGGATTAGTCCAGTTTCGCACCCGCAACAACCTCTGCCGCCGGTGTTTGGTACACTTGCCCGAGCCGGTGCTGCCCGAGATGATCAGCCCACCCGTGCCACCACCGCTGCCCGAGGCGACGCAAGAAATGCTGCGCCGCTATCTGAACCGCGATACGGTGGCGAACATCGGCCGGATGATTCGCCGGCTGCGGGAACGCCGCGGGCTTACGCAAAGCAACCTTCAGGCGCGCTCGGGTGTTTCACGGTCTTATCTCTCGCGGATTGAGTCCGGGCAGATGACACCCTCGCTGGCCACGCTGGAGAAGGTAACAGCGGCGCTGCAGGTGACCATGGCTCAGCTCTTCACGCCGGTCAACGGATCGATGCTTGACGATTACTTCATCGCTGAGCTGCGGCCGTATCTGCGCCGGCTCGACGGCATGCAGTGGTCCACCGTGCTGCGCAAGATGCAGGAACTGGCAGCTTTGGGGCCGAACTGA
- a CDS encoding ABC transporter permease, which produces MRPRLALREPVTIALEALRAHKLRSFLTLLGVIISVTTLIAVISVIEGMNRYIADRVANMGSNVFLITRFPILTDAEEFFKAARRNRNINWEDYEAVRDGMRLAQAVGLEVRLYGGARYGTRDLADVNIRGVTANIAEMDVEEVAAGRYVSDSDDRHRAMTAVIGAEVAERLFPGVDPLGKTILVDSRPFLIVGLARRIGTVFGQSQDNFVYIPIQTFLKIYGTNRSLTINVQSRGPEIMSKTQDEARWIMRGRRHLKPNEPDSFGIIASASVMDLWHQLTDAIARTTVGVVSIFLVVGGIVIMNIMLASVTERTREIGIRKSVGARKRDILLQFLVESAVLSAVGGAIGVTLAYMISWLVAMTTSVPTAVPVAAVFLALFVSTSVGLFFGIYPARKAARLDPIEALRFEG; this is translated from the coding sequence GTGCGTCCGCGACTGGCCTTACGCGAGCCGGTGACCATTGCGCTGGAAGCGCTCCGGGCGCACAAGCTGCGGTCGTTCCTGACGCTGCTCGGGGTGATCATCTCGGTGACCACGTTGATTGCGGTGATTTCAGTCATCGAGGGGATGAACCGCTACATCGCCGACCGGGTGGCCAACATGGGGTCGAACGTCTTCTTGATCACCCGCTTTCCCATCCTTACCGACGCTGAGGAATTTTTCAAAGCCGCCCGGCGCAACCGCAACATCAACTGGGAGGACTACGAAGCGGTACGTGACGGCATGCGGCTGGCTCAGGCCGTCGGCCTGGAGGTTCGCCTTTACGGCGGCGCTCGCTATGGCACCCGTGACCTGGCCGACGTCAACATTCGCGGGGTCACCGCCAACATCGCCGAGATGGATGTGGAAGAGGTTGCCGCCGGGCGCTATGTCAGCGATAGCGACGACCGGCATCGCGCCATGACCGCGGTCATCGGGGCCGAGGTAGCCGAGCGCCTGTTCCCCGGTGTGGACCCGCTCGGCAAGACCATCCTGGTGGACAGCCGACCCTTTCTGATTGTCGGGCTTGCCAGGCGCATCGGCACTGTGTTCGGCCAGTCCCAGGACAATTTCGTTTACATCCCCATTCAAACCTTCCTGAAGATCTACGGCACCAACCGGAGCCTCACCATCAACGTCCAGAGCCGGGGCCCGGAGATCATGTCCAAGACGCAAGACGAGGCTCGATGGATCATGCGCGGCCGGCGCCACCTGAAGCCGAACGAGCCGGACAGCTTCGGCATCATTGCCTCCGCCTCGGTGATGGACCTGTGGCATCAACTGACCGACGCCATCGCTCGCACCACCGTCGGCGTGGTCTCCATCTTCCTGGTGGTGGGCGGCATCGTCATCATGAACATCATGCTGGCCAGCGTCACCGAGCGCACCCGGGAAATCGGAATCCGCAAATCGGTGGGCGCGCGCAAGCGGGACATCCTGCTCCAGTTTCTGGTGGAGTCTGCGGTGCTGTCGGCAGTGGGGGGCGCGATCGGGGTGACGCTGGCATATATGATCTCGTGGCTGGTGGCCATGACGACGTCGGTTCCGACGGCGGTGCCGGTGGCGGCGGTATTTCTGGCGTTGTTTGTATCCACCAGCGTTGGCCTGTTCTTCGGCATCTATCCGGCGCGAAAGGCGGCGCGGCTCGACCCGATCGAAGCGTTGCGGTTTGAGGGATAG
- a CDS encoding YebC/PmpR family DNA-binding transcriptional regulator → IMSGHSKWATIKHKKGAADARRGQVFTKLIKEISIAARIGGGDPDSNPRLRTAILGARQENMPQDNIKRAILRGTGQLEGAAIEEVHFEGYGPGGVAMIVQATTDNRNRTVNEIRHIFTRFGGKMGEPGSVARLFSQKGYLVVPKEKASEEKLMGIVLDAGAEDLRDDGSSWEVISPPESFEPVRNALVANQCSPAVAEISMLPANYVHLEGSQAHHMLKLMEELEDHEDVQHVYANFDISEKEIQEAVAPM, encoded by the coding sequence TATTATGTCCGGCCATTCGAAATGGGCAACCATCAAGCACAAGAAGGGCGCGGCTGACGCGCGTCGCGGCCAGGTGTTCACCAAGCTGATCAAAGAAATCAGCATTGCGGCGCGCATTGGCGGCGGCGACCCGGACTCCAATCCGCGGCTGCGCACAGCCATCCTGGGAGCTCGCCAGGAAAATATGCCTCAGGACAATATCAAGCGCGCCATCTTGCGCGGCACCGGCCAGCTTGAAGGGGCGGCGATCGAGGAAGTGCACTTCGAGGGCTACGGGCCCGGCGGGGTGGCCATGATTGTTCAGGCCACCACCGACAACCGCAACCGCACCGTCAACGAAATTCGCCACATCTTCACCCGCTTTGGCGGCAAGATGGGAGAGCCGGGCTCGGTGGCGCGGCTCTTCTCTCAAAAAGGCTATCTGGTTGTGCCCAAGGAAAAGGCTTCCGAAGAAAAGCTGATGGGCATTGTGCTCGACGCCGGCGCAGAAGACCTCCGCGACGATGGTTCGAGTTGGGAAGTGATTAGCCCGCCGGAGAGTTTTGAACCGGTGCGTAACGCGCTCGTCGCCAATCAATGCAGCCCGGCGGTAGCCGAAATCTCCATGCTGCCGGCGAACTACGTGCACCTGGAAGGTTCCCAGGCGCACCACATGTTGAAGTTGATGGAAGAGTTGGAAGACCACGAGGACGTCCAGCACGTTTACGCCAACTTCGACATCAGCGAGAAAGAAATCCAGGAGGCGGTCGCCCCGATGTGA
- a CDS encoding trypsin-like peptidase domain-containing protein, producing MPIRLVHLSGSHRGRAVTLKERKFSLGSSRKSRVRFSTRLDAPVKPHHADIEFVDCEYLLRDRSAGQSFLNDQQVEEIFLREGDMIELGMGGPRLRVHILPDGHCIPLREIMRDTAARSTMVSGGRLRRGWFAARDFTEHFFRFASRRQRWSVQGAMLVVILVLLVAGVRGFFVRRSLERQFSNLIVQVRAERTRQQALMESVERERQEWMATAQKERRQFQQQHEQLLASHERLKQELEGARAAGSRKPSELARLEAQLRSTRGAIARLEEERTARSMIIQRYSHSVCLIAGRFHFVDSNNAPLRFAGLDSSGQPLRDAQGNVVFSVEGTGPVFSITYSGTGFLVSSKGHILTNRHVAEPWWQDDDAARFRSLGFEPRLTRFVAIFPDVGEMLDLQTARVSVQSDVAVVRLEMEKAPPSLKQLSPVPLELDEKATAAGDPVILLGFPTGLDAVLAKLDLEMAREVVRSNNEDPFRIAADLARRKMLRPSTTQGHLGDVLPNKLVYDALTTSGGSGGPLFNLRGHVVGINFAILEQFSGTNFGVPIRFALELLHEAGVTRASLAEARPLH from the coding sequence ATGCCGATTCGTCTTGTCCATCTCTCCGGCAGCCATCGCGGGCGTGCGGTCACGCTGAAAGAGCGCAAATTCTCGCTGGGCAGTTCCCGGAAGTCCCGCGTCCGCTTTTCCACCCGGCTTGACGCCCCTGTCAAACCCCACCACGCCGACATTGAATTCGTGGACTGCGAATATCTGCTCCGCGACCGGAGCGCCGGCCAAAGTTTTTTGAATGACCAGCAGGTCGAAGAGATTTTCCTTCGTGAAGGCGACATGATCGAGCTGGGGATGGGCGGGCCGCGGCTCCGGGTTCACATCCTCCCCGATGGCCACTGTATCCCCCTGCGCGAGATCATGCGCGACACCGCCGCGCGTTCCACGATGGTTTCCGGCGGCCGCCTGCGGCGCGGCTGGTTTGCGGCGCGCGATTTCACCGAACATTTCTTCCGCTTTGCCTCGCGCCGGCAGCGCTGGAGCGTCCAGGGAGCCATGCTCGTTGTCATTCTGGTTCTGCTGGTGGCGGGCGTGCGTGGATTCTTTGTCCGGCGCAGCCTGGAGAGACAGTTCAGCAACCTGATCGTTCAGGTGCGCGCCGAGCGCACGCGGCAGCAGGCGCTGATGGAGTCGGTGGAACGTGAGCGGCAAGAGTGGATGGCCACAGCGCAAAAGGAGCGCCGGCAATTCCAGCAGCAACACGAGCAACTGCTGGCCAGTCACGAGCGCCTGAAACAGGAACTCGAAGGCGCTCGAGCAGCCGGAAGCCGCAAGCCATCGGAGCTGGCGCGTCTGGAAGCGCAGTTACGAAGCACTCGCGGCGCCATCGCTCGGCTGGAGGAGGAACGGACAGCGCGTTCCATGATCATCCAGCGCTATTCCCACAGCGTTTGTCTGATTGCCGGGCGATTCCATTTCGTCGATTCGAACAACGCGCCGCTGCGCTTTGCCGGGCTGGACAGTTCAGGCCAACCTTTGCGCGACGCCCAGGGGAACGTCGTTTTTTCCGTGGAGGGCACCGGGCCGGTCTTCAGTATCACCTATTCGGGAACGGGCTTTCTGGTGAGCAGCAAGGGACACATCCTGACGAATCGCCACGTGGCGGAGCCCTGGTGGCAGGACGACGACGCGGCCCGTTTCCGCAGCCTTGGTTTTGAGCCCAGGCTCACCCGTTTTGTGGCGATTTTCCCGGACGTGGGGGAGATGTTGGATTTGCAAACGGCGCGAGTTTCCGTTCAGTCCGACGTGGCTGTGGTCCGCCTGGAGATGGAGAAAGCGCCCCCTTCTCTCAAGCAGCTTTCCCCGGTGCCGCTTGAGCTGGATGAAAAGGCGACGGCAGCCGGCGATCCGGTCATCTTGCTTGGTTTTCCCACCGGGCTGGACGCCGTGCTGGCCAAGTTGGATCTCGAAATGGCGCGGGAGGTGGTTCGCTCGAATAACGAAGATCCTTTTCGTATTGCCGCTGATCTGGCGCGGCGGAAGATGCTCCGGCCGTCCACCACCCAGGGGCACTTGGGGGACGTTCTGCCCAACAAGCTTGTTTATGATGCACTCACCACATCGGGGGGAAGCGGCGGGCCGCTGTTCAATCTCCGGGGACATGTGGTCGGCATCAACTTCGCCATCCTCGAGCAATTCAGCGGCACCAACTTTGGCGTGCCAATTCGCTTTGCCCTTGAACTCTTGCATGAAGCCGGTGTCACCCGCGCGAGCTTGGCAGAAGCACGCCCGCTCCATTAG
- a CDS encoding HDIG domain-containing metalloprotein encodes MYDRAAVWELLCEFTRNENLRKHALAVEACLRAYARKWGEDENLWGVVGLIHDFDYERWPDAPHHPAEGSKILRERGWPEEIIRAVQSHADYMNVPRVSKLEKSLFACDELAGFITACALVRPNKSIMELEAKSVTKRFKDKAFARSVNREDILKGAEELSVPVEEHVAFCIQAMRGIADQLGLKGNAACAQTGAGG; translated from the coding sequence ATGTACGATCGCGCTGCTGTCTGGGAATTGCTCTGTGAATTCACCAGGAACGAGAATCTGCGCAAGCACGCGCTGGCGGTCGAGGCCTGCCTGCGCGCCTACGCTCGCAAATGGGGAGAAGATGAAAACCTCTGGGGCGTGGTGGGCCTCATCCATGATTTTGATTACGAGCGCTGGCCTGACGCGCCCCATCATCCGGCCGAAGGCTCGAAAATCTTGCGGGAACGCGGCTGGCCGGAAGAAATCATTCGCGCCGTCCAATCACACGCCGATTACATGAATGTGCCGCGGGTGAGCAAGCTCGAGAAAAGCCTCTTTGCTTGCGACGAGCTGGCGGGGTTCATCACGGCCTGCGCGCTGGTGCGGCCGAATAAGAGCATCATGGAGCTGGAGGCCAAGTCGGTGACGAAGCGGTTCAAGGACAAGGCTTTTGCCCGCTCCGTGAACCGCGAGGATATCTTGAAGGGCGCCGAAGAACTGAGCGTGCCCGTCGAGGAGCACGTCGCCTTCTGTATTCAAGCGATGCGCGGGATTGCTGACCAGCTCGGCTTGAAAGGCAATGCCGCCTGTGCTCAAACGGGCGCGGGCGGCTGA
- the amrB gene encoding AmmeMemoRadiSam system protein B, whose amino-acid sequence MIRQPAVAGRFYPADPEKLIHDLDRFLVASAERTRALGCVVPHAGYLYSGHVAGAVFARMQPVERYIILCPNHTGLGESLAIMSSGAWQTPLGDVPADPELAAELKKACHLLAEDEAAHRLEHSLEVQLPFLQRLHRQFHFVPIAVGVSRFAPLEALGEAIGRVLAASKVPTVVVASSDMNHYESDSVTRVKDRKALDQILALNPRGLYDTVRSEGITMCGYGPATVMLTAACHLGATTAELVRYATSGDVTGERDEVVGYAGVVVS is encoded by the coding sequence GTGATACGTCAACCTGCCGTAGCCGGCCGTTTCTACCCCGCTGACCCCGAAAAACTGATACACGACCTGGATCGCTTTCTCGTTGCCAGCGCCGAGAGGACGCGGGCTCTTGGCTGTGTGGTGCCCCACGCCGGCTACCTCTATTCCGGTCATGTGGCGGGCGCCGTCTTTGCCCGCATGCAGCCGGTGGAACGCTACATCATCCTTTGCCCGAATCATACCGGGTTGGGCGAATCGCTGGCGATCATGTCCTCCGGAGCGTGGCAGACCCCGCTCGGGGATGTGCCGGCCGACCCTGAACTGGCTGCCGAGCTGAAGAAGGCTTGCCATCTGCTTGCCGAAGACGAAGCTGCTCACCGGTTGGAGCATTCGCTGGAAGTACAATTGCCTTTTCTCCAGCGCCTGCACAGGCAATTCCATTTTGTTCCGATTGCCGTAGGCGTGAGCCGTTTTGCGCCGCTGGAAGCGCTGGGCGAGGCCATTGGGCGGGTGCTTGCGGCATCCAAGGTTCCGACCGTCGTGGTTGCATCCTCGGACATGAATCATTACGAGAGCGACTCGGTCACGCGGGTGAAAGACCGCAAGGCGCTCGACCAGATTTTGGCTCTCAACCCGAGAGGGCTTTACGACACCGTTCGGAGCGAGGGCATCACGATGTGCGGCTACGGCCCGGCAACGGTCATGCTCACGGCAGCCTGCCATCTGGGTGCCACCACCGCCGAGCTGGTCCGCTATGCCACCAGCGGCGACGTCACCGGCGAGCGCGATGAAGTGGTGGGCTATGCCGGGGTCGTTGTTTCCTGA